GGTTTTCAAAAAATAATCAAATTATTCTTTAATAATCTTAAAAGTTTTATCATTATTTAATTTGATAAAATAAGTTCCGGTTTCGAAATTTCGCATATCAATATCCAAGGTTTTGGCATTCTCCTTTTTTAATTCATAAACTAATTTTCCTGACACGTCAAATAATTGGACAGAATTTATTCCCACTGAATTTTGGACAGTCAAAATCGTGGTTACCGGATTTGGAGCAATTGCATATTGGGATAATTTATTTTCTGTAGTTGCAAGATTGGTGGATATAAAATGGATTTCTTCAAATATCGCATTGTGAATAACTAATGTTTTTTCATTGCCAGTATTTCCAATGTAATAATGATAACTATGCCCAATCTCGAAAAAAGCGCATAA
The window above is part of the Kaistella faecalis genome. Proteins encoded here:
- a CDS encoding T9SS type A sorting domain-containing protein, producing the protein MKQFLFFLFIANFFSAQNSDLLHTNWKITKMVSEVQPDQFPPSMPYQQVTNFSVTDPQLNLSFFNTVSANLSFSVQDVFTVNSKACTLADYWGDNGEVNQFFASLCAFFEIGHSYHYYIGNTGNEKTLVIHNAIFEEIHFISTNLATTENKLSQYAIAPNPVTTILTVQNSVGINSVQLFDVSGKLVYELKKENAKTLDIDMRNFETGTYFIKLNNDKTFKIIKE